In Sphingomonas sp. LR60, the following are encoded in one genomic region:
- a CDS encoding AAA family ATPase yields the protein MSRDLASMLADEPVPHPAINAAIKATPYRWRSPESIPPRDWVYGHMLLRGSLTVVVAPGATGKTALMIGMAMALATGRSLLGPKVWGGPKRVWLWNLEDAGEEMARGLQAAAIHWHISPEDIGDRLYVDSGMDGAELKTAHETKDGTRINAPVIGALLAQLREQKIDVLIVDPFVSSHSVNENDNGAIDLVAKQWARLAAQAGCALILVHHARKLAGGEVSAEAARGASALIAAARSVPTLNRMTDEEAAKYGVEGEERRSYFRVYDDKNNRAPPSDKSDWYRLHSVPLGNGPDGGDSLPVVVPWAPPDAFDGVTSAKLREVQDALASGDYRKDAQAKPWAGEAVAAVLGLDLERKHDRARASTMLKTWEANGALKVEMKKDGRRELRPFLVPDQWVEDAAPVERAVRQGAAVRH from the coding sequence ATGTCGCGTGACCTCGCCTCAATGCTGGCTGACGAACCCGTTCCGCATCCGGCGATCAACGCCGCGATCAAAGCGACGCCATACCGATGGAGGAGCCCGGAAAGTATCCCGCCTCGCGATTGGGTGTACGGGCATATGCTGCTCAGGGGATCGCTGACGGTCGTCGTTGCACCGGGCGCCACCGGCAAGACGGCGCTTATGATCGGCATGGCCATGGCCTTGGCAACAGGCCGTTCTCTGCTGGGGCCGAAGGTTTGGGGTGGTCCTAAGCGCGTATGGCTGTGGAACCTGGAAGATGCCGGGGAAGAGATGGCGCGTGGTCTTCAGGCGGCTGCCATTCACTGGCACATCTCGCCCGAGGACATCGGTGATCGCCTGTACGTCGATAGCGGAATGGACGGCGCTGAGCTGAAGACCGCGCATGAGACCAAGGATGGCACGCGCATCAACGCGCCGGTGATCGGTGCTCTGCTGGCCCAGCTTCGAGAGCAGAAGATTGACGTGCTCATCGTTGACCCGTTCGTGTCGTCACATAGCGTCAACGAGAATGACAACGGCGCGATCGATCTTGTCGCCAAGCAGTGGGCTCGCCTGGCCGCTCAAGCCGGCTGCGCGCTCATTCTGGTTCATCACGCCAGAAAGCTGGCCGGCGGCGAGGTGAGTGCCGAGGCAGCACGCGGCGCCAGCGCCTTGATCGCCGCGGCCCGGTCGGTGCCGACGCTGAACCGCATGACCGACGAGGAAGCGGCCAAATACGGGGTCGAGGGGGAGGAACGTCGCAGCTACTTCCGGGTGTACGACGACAAGAACAACCGTGCCCCGCCATCTGACAAGTCGGACTGGTATCGGCTGCACAGCGTCCCGCTCGGCAATGGCCCGGATGGTGGCGACAGTCTGCCTGTTGTGGTTCCTTGGGCTCCGCCCGACGCCTTCGACGGGGTGACGTCCGCCAAGCTTCGTGAGGTTCAAGATGCGCTCGCGAGCGGCGATTACAGGAAAGACGCGCAGGCAAAGCCGTGGGCCGGTGAAGCCGTTGCGGCGGTGCTCGGACTCGATCTGGAACGCAAGCATGATCGGGCACGGGCTTCGACCATGTTGAAGACCTGGGAAGCGAACGGCGCCCTTAAGGTCGAGATGAAGAAGGATGGGCGTCGGGAGCTGCGTCCGTTCCTCGTCCCTGATCAATGGGTGGAGGATGCCGCACCTGTTGAACGTGCGGTGCGGCAAGGTGCGGCGGTACGGCACTGA
- a CDS encoding helix-turn-helix domain-containing protein: MEPLTVSITNAGKTLGLGKTSIYELINEGKLATVKIGRRRLVKADSIRALVDQAA; the protein is encoded by the coding sequence ATGGAACCGCTCACTGTCAGCATCACGAACGCGGGCAAGACGCTCGGGCTGGGCAAGACCTCGATTTACGAGCTGATCAATGAAGGCAAGCTCGCCACGGTGAAGATCGGCCGCCGCCGGTTGGTCAAGGCGGATAGCATCCGCGCTCTTGTGGATCAGGCTGCGTGA
- a CDS encoding tyrosine-type recombinase/integrase, protein MGKLTALAVKNAKAGRHGDGAGLYLLVSSTGAKSWMIRIQQNGKRRDIGLGSVAALSLSEARQRAVDLRKHALNGRDPIAERDRDKRATPTFKEAVRSTHAALKKGWVEKNAAAFLTSLETYAYPTLGNLQVDTIEAGHIRDMLEPIWTTKPELARKVRTRVGQVLNFSHSKGWRATEAPGRSITVGLSKQPAGKNFKAMPYAAVPAFVQSLREKAATVGRQALLFQILTAARPGEVRAARWGQIDVEGRDWNRPAETMKGGEAHTVTLNSAALALLEEVREGALRSRTN, encoded by the coding sequence ATGGGCAAGCTAACCGCCTTAGCCGTCAAGAATGCGAAGGCTGGGCGCCATGGCGATGGGGCGGGGCTGTACCTGCTCGTCAGCTCGACTGGTGCCAAGTCGTGGATGATCCGCATACAGCAGAACGGCAAGCGCCGTGACATTGGTCTTGGGTCCGTGGCGGCGCTCAGCCTGTCCGAAGCGCGGCAGCGTGCGGTCGACTTGCGCAAGCATGCGCTGAACGGGCGCGATCCCATCGCCGAGCGCGATCGTGACAAGCGAGCGACCCCGACCTTCAAGGAAGCGGTCAGGTCGACGCATGCCGCGCTGAAGAAGGGATGGGTTGAGAAGAACGCCGCCGCCTTCCTGACGTCGCTCGAAACGTACGCCTACCCGACGCTCGGCAATCTCCAAGTGGACACCATCGAGGCGGGGCACATCCGCGACATGCTTGAGCCAATCTGGACGACGAAGCCCGAACTGGCACGTAAGGTTCGGACGCGCGTCGGTCAGGTGCTGAACTTTAGCCATTCGAAAGGCTGGCGTGCCACCGAGGCGCCAGGCCGCTCGATCACCGTAGGCTTGTCGAAGCAGCCCGCTGGTAAGAATTTCAAGGCGATGCCCTATGCTGCCGTGCCCGCGTTCGTGCAGTCGCTGCGCGAAAAGGCGGCGACGGTCGGCCGTCAGGCGCTGCTATTCCAGATCCTGACCGCCGCTCGCCCAGGCGAGGTTCGCGCCGCCCGCTGGGGCCAGATTGACGTCGAGGGGCGTGATTGGAACCGGCCGGCTGAGACGATGAAGGGTGGAGAAGCGCATACCGTCACCCTCAACTCGGCCGCGCTCGCGCTGCTGGAGGAGGTGAGGGAGGGCGCACTACGAAGCCGGACGAATTGA
- the msrB gene encoding peptide-methionine (R)-S-oxide reductase MsrB, producing the protein MTDYTKTDEALAKLTPEQFYVTQQSGTERPGTGEYLGNKRAGIYVDIVSGEPLFASADKYESHCGWPSFTRPIDTAHVSELHDATHGMVRTEVRSAGADSHLGHVFEDGPRDRGGLRYCINSAALRFVPREAMEAEGYGAYLDQVEDVG; encoded by the coding sequence ATGACCGACTATACCAAGACCGACGAAGCGCTGGCGAAGCTGACGCCCGAGCAATTCTACGTGACGCAGCAGAGCGGCACCGAACGGCCGGGCACCGGCGAATACCTCGGCAACAAGCGCGCCGGCATCTATGTCGACATCGTCTCGGGCGAGCCGCTGTTCGCCTCCGCAGACAAGTACGAATCGCATTGCGGCTGGCCCAGCTTCACGCGCCCGATCGACACCGCACACGTCTCCGAGCTGCACGATGCCACGCACGGGATGGTGCGCACCGAGGTGCGCTCGGCGGGCGCCGACAGCCACCTCGGGCACGTCTTCGAGGACGGCCCGCGCGATCGCGGCGGCTTGCGTTACTGCATCAACTCCGCCGCGCTGCGCTTCGTCCCGCGCGAGGCGATGGAGGCCGAGGGCTATGGCGCCTATCTCGATCAGGTCGAGGACGTCGGCTGA
- the cobO gene encoding cob(I)yrinic acid a,c-diamide adenosyltransferase — protein MTDDRDARHNDKMRRVQAARRVMMKGKTVEKGLLIVHTGAGKGKSTAAFGMAVRAMGHGMKVGVVQFVKGAMTTGEKAIFDAFPELIEFRAMGDGFTWDTQDRAADVASARAAWDEVQRMLADPEIAMVIADELNIVLRYDYLPVDEVVAVAAARAPMKHLVITGRNAPDALIEAADLVTEMTQVKHPFRAGVKAQAGVEF, from the coding sequence ATGACCGACGATCGCGACGCCCGCCACAATGACAAGATGCGCCGCGTACAGGCCGCGCGGCGCGTGATGATGAAGGGCAAGACCGTCGAGAAGGGCCTGCTGATCGTCCACACCGGCGCGGGAAAGGGCAAGTCGACCGCCGCCTTCGGCATGGCGGTGCGCGCGATGGGGCACGGGATGAAGGTCGGCGTCGTCCAGTTCGTGAAGGGCGCGATGACCACCGGCGAGAAGGCGATCTTCGACGCCTTTCCCGAGTTGATCGAATTCCGCGCGATGGGCGATGGCTTCACCTGGGACACGCAGGACCGCGCTGCCGACGTGGCGAGTGCCCGCGCGGCCTGGGACGAGGTGCAACGGATGCTCGCCGACCCCGAGATCGCGATGGTGATCGCCGACGAGCTGAACATCGTGCTGCGCTACGATTATCTGCCGGTCGACGAGGTGGTGGCGGTGGCGGCCGCGCGTGCGCCGATGAAGCATCTGGTCATCACCGGCCGCAACGCGCCCGACGCGCTGATCGAGGCCGCCGATCTGGTCACCGAGATGACCCAGGTCAAACACCCGTTCCGCGCCGGCGTAAAAGCGCAGGCGGGGGTGGAATTCTAA
- a CDS encoding TonB-dependent receptor plug domain-containing protein, translating into MFHRLAALPLLLCSTAALAQEAPRPDAAATDTGADIVVAANRAPVDADRVTASVTVLDKAAIDRAQDLSVADLLLRTPGVSLSRNGGYGTSTSLRIRGAEADQTVVVIDGVKINDPSSPGGGYNFANLLIGDASRIEVLRGPQSILWGSQAIGGVVNIVTPLPTAALEGSIDLEGGSRETVSARAALGGTTGPLAWRVGAQSFTTDGISALKAGTERDGYTNQNVQARAVLTIAPGISADLRGSYANGRNDFDGFSGDTPEYGLTREFVGYAGLNIDLFDARLRNRFGYGYTDTDRDNYNPDQVEQTQTFAALGRNHRLEYQGTLALTKGVDAVFGVENEVSRFSTASSDFVAPYALGTPARGRAELTSFYGQLNVSPFDGLTLNGGVRHDDHSRFGTQTLFAGGANWVLPTGTVLRASYSEGFKAPTLYQLFSEYGNQALNPERAKGWEAGAEQRFMDGRFALGGTYFERRSRDQIVYTGCNPGTTDPLCFVPGSTTEQRFGYYQNVARAFARGVEAVARAQVGEHLSLDGNYSWVLSEDRSPGRTFGNWLPRRPRDTANVAATYTFAESGSFGVAARFAGTSFDNASNATRLGGYTLVDLRGELPLSSNVRLFARVENLFDERYETIARYGTLGRSVYAGLRGRF; encoded by the coding sequence ATGTTCCATCGTCTCGCCGCCCTTCCGCTGCTCCTCTGTTCCACCGCCGCGCTCGCGCAGGAAGCCCCGCGCCCCGACGCCGCCGCGACCGACACCGGCGCCGACATCGTCGTCGCCGCCAATCGCGCGCCGGTCGACGCCGACCGCGTCACCGCCTCGGTCACCGTGCTCGACAAGGCCGCGATCGACCGCGCGCAGGACCTGTCGGTCGCCGACCTGCTGCTGCGCACCCCCGGCGTCTCGCTGTCGCGCAACGGCGGCTATGGCACCAGCACCTCGCTGCGTATCCGCGGCGCCGAGGCCGACCAGACCGTCGTCGTCATCGACGGGGTCAAGATCAACGACCCGTCCTCGCCCGGCGGCGGCTATAACTTCGCCAACCTGCTGATCGGCGACGCGTCGCGGATCGAGGTGCTGCGCGGACCGCAGTCGATCCTGTGGGGCAGCCAGGCGATCGGCGGCGTCGTCAACATCGTCACCCCGCTGCCGACCGCCGCGCTCGAAGGCAGCATCGACCTGGAGGGCGGTTCGCGCGAAACGGTCAGCGCGCGGGCCGCGCTCGGCGGCACCACCGGGCCGCTCGCGTGGCGGGTCGGCGCGCAGAGCTTCACCACCGACGGCATCTCCGCGCTGAAGGCCGGCACCGAGCGTGACGGCTACACCAACCAGAACGTGCAGGCGCGCGCGGTGCTGACGATCGCGCCGGGCATCAGCGCCGACCTGCGCGGCTCCTATGCCAACGGCCGCAACGACTTCGACGGCTTCAGCGGCGACACCCCCGAATACGGCCTGACGCGCGAGTTCGTCGGCTATGCCGGCCTCAACATCGACCTGTTCGACGCGCGGCTGCGCAACCGCTTCGGCTACGGCTATACCGACACCGATCGCGACAATTACAACCCCGACCAGGTCGAGCAGACGCAGACCTTCGCCGCGCTCGGCCGCAACCACCGGCTCGAATATCAGGGCACGCTCGCGCTCACCAAAGGCGTCGACGCGGTGTTCGGCGTCGAGAATGAGGTCAGCCGCTTCAGCACCGCCTCCTCGGACTTCGTGGCCCCCTATGCGCTCGGCACCCCGGCGCGCGGCCGCGCCGAGCTGACCAGCTTCTATGGCCAGCTCAACGTCTCGCCGTTCGACGGGCTGACGCTCAACGGCGGCGTGCGCCACGACGACCACAGCCGCTTCGGCACGCAGACGCTGTTCGCGGGCGGCGCGAACTGGGTACTGCCGACCGGCACCGTGCTGCGCGCGAGCTACAGCGAGGGCTTCAAGGCGCCGACCTTGTACCAGCTCTTCTCGGAATACGGCAATCAGGCGCTCAACCCAGAGCGCGCCAAGGGCTGGGAGGCCGGCGCCGAGCAGCGCTTCATGGACGGTCGCTTCGCGCTCGGCGGCACCTATTTCGAGCGCCGCAGCCGTGACCAGATCGTCTATACCGGCTGCAACCCCGGCACCACCGATCCGCTGTGCTTCGTCCCCGGCTCGACCACCGAGCAGCGCTTCGGCTATTACCAGAACGTCGCCCGCGCCTTCGCGCGCGGGGTCGAGGCGGTTGCCCGCGCGCAGGTCGGTGAACACCTCAGCCTCGACGGCAATTACAGCTGGGTGCTCTCGGAGGACCGCTCGCCGGGCCGCACCTTCGGCAACTGGCTGCCGCGCCGCCCGCGCGATACCGCCAACGTCGCCGCGACCTACACGTTCGCGGAGTCCGGCTCGTTCGGCGTCGCGGCGCGCTTCGCGGGCACGTCGTTCGACAATGCCAGCAACGCCACCAGGCTCGGCGGCTATACGCTCGTCGACCTGCGCGGCGAGCTGCCGCTGTCGAGCAACGTCCGGCTGTTCGCGCGCGTCGAAAACCTGTTCGACGAGCGCTACGAGACGATCGCCCGTTACGGCACGCTGGGACGCAGCGTCTACGCCGGCTTGCGCGGGCGCTTCTGA
- a CDS encoding DUF1636 domain-containing protein: protein MTLIPVTDGPAVVACNSCRHSATARDGADGRRGGAALAAALRTVQARDPLVADIAVQEMPCLFACDRHCTIHLRAPGKIGYVLGGFTPDEDAATGIMTFMRHYVESATGQVPYALWPDAVKGHFIVRVPPAGQVVA, encoded by the coding sequence ATGACCCTCATCCCCGTCACCGACGGCCCTGCCGTGGTCGCCTGCAACAGCTGCCGCCATTCGGCGACCGCGCGCGACGGGGCGGACGGTCGACGCGGCGGCGCAGCGCTTGCCGCCGCGCTCCGGACGGTGCAGGCGCGCGACCCGCTTGTCGCCGATATCGCCGTGCAGGAGATGCCGTGCCTCTTCGCGTGCGACCGGCATTGCACGATCCACCTGCGCGCTCCCGGCAAGATCGGCTATGTCCTCGGCGGCTTCACCCCCGACGAGGACGCCGCGACCGGGATCATGACCTTCATGCGCCACTATGTCGAAAGCGCCACCGGACAGGTGCCCTATGCGCTCTGGCCCGATGCGGTGAAGGGGCACTTCATCGTCCGCGTGCCCCCCGCCGGGCAGGTGGTGGCATGA
- a CDS encoding histidine phosphatase family protein, whose translation MSSARTVHLLRHGATVRPGLLLGHVAVAVTPQGIADCIRVAAGATFTQVVSSDLSRAAECAAALGAPVRHDARWRELDFGAWDGRDPTTLPSDALAAFWRDPDQAPPPDGERWSALIARVTAALADLPDATLVVTHGGALRAALASACGFDARQVWAFDLPCAAMVTLRIWPDSAQIVGLRT comes from the coding sequence GTGAGCAGCGCGCGCACCGTCCACCTGCTGCGCCACGGCGCGACGGTCCGGCCGGGGCTGTTGCTCGGACACGTCGCCGTCGCGGTGACGCCGCAGGGCATCGCCGATTGCATCCGCGTCGCCGCCGGGGCGACCTTCACGCAGGTGGTCAGCTCCGACCTCTCCCGCGCCGCCGAGTGCGCCGCCGCGCTCGGCGCGCCGGTCCGCCACGATGCACGCTGGCGCGAACTCGATTTCGGCGCCTGGGACGGGCGCGATCCCACCACGCTCCCATCCGACGCACTCGCCGCCTTCTGGCGCGATCCCGATCAGGCCCCGCCCCCGGACGGCGAACGCTGGTCGGCCCTGATCGCCCGCGTCACCGCCGCGCTCGCCGACCTTCCCGACGCGACGCTGGTCGTCACGCACGGCGGCGCACTACGCGCCGCGCTCGCCAGCGCCTGCGGGTTCGACGCGCGACAGGTGTGGGCGTTCGACCTGCCGTGCGCGGCGATGGTGACGCTGCGAATCTGGCCTGACAGCGCGCAGATCGTCGGGTTGCGAACGTGA
- a CDS encoding cobyric acid synthase, which produces MGKLMLQGTGSDVGKSVLVAGLCRAYANRGLTVRPFKPQNMSTNAAVTADGGEIGRAQATQAIAARVAPHVDMNPVLLKPQGDRTSQLIVRGQMRGTLAAAQWREGREGLLAEVLESFNALERQADLVLVEGAGSPAEINLRSGDIANMGFARAADVPVVLVGDIDRGGVIASLVGTRAVLDAEDAAMVRGFVINRFRGDPALFEDGYRAIEARSGWRGFGIVPWLHEAARLPSEDGVVLERSRRRPGERVLVACPVTRHIANFDDLDPLRLDLAIEVAMIPPGSPIPAEAALVILPGSKATIADLAFVREQGWDVDLIAHRRRGGAVLGLCGGYQMLGRTVADPLGLEGPAGSVAGLGLLAVDTVLGGDKMLRDVRGVARGAPFHGYEMHLGATTGADTARLVARYDDGGHDGATSADGLVSGTYIHGLFGLAAQRRAWLAAAGDGPDHAASVDAALDAIADALERHLDLDALLAVARASAAE; this is translated from the coding sequence TGCAAGGGACCGGGTCCGACGTCGGCAAGTCGGTGCTGGTTGCGGGCTTATGCCGTGCCTATGCCAATCGCGGGCTGACGGTACGGCCGTTCAAGCCGCAGAATATGTCCACGAATGCAGCGGTTACGGCGGATGGCGGCGAGATCGGGCGGGCGCAGGCGACGCAGGCGATCGCCGCACGGGTCGCGCCGCACGTCGATATGAACCCGGTGCTGCTCAAGCCGCAGGGCGACCGCACCTCGCAATTGATCGTGCGCGGGCAAATGCGCGGGACGCTGGCGGCGGCGCAATGGCGCGAGGGGCGGGAGGGATTGCTCGCCGAGGTGCTGGAGAGCTTCAACGCCCTGGAACGACAGGCCGATCTGGTGCTGGTCGAGGGGGCGGGGTCGCCGGCCGAGATCAATTTGCGCAGCGGCGATATCGCGAACATGGGGTTCGCGCGCGCCGCCGACGTGCCGGTGGTGTTGGTCGGCGATATCGATCGCGGCGGAGTGATCGCGTCGCTGGTGGGGACGCGCGCGGTGCTCGACGCCGAGGATGCGGCGATGGTTCGGGGCTTTGTTATCAATCGCTTCCGCGGCGATCCGGCATTGTTCGAGGATGGCTATCGCGCGATCGAGGCGCGGAGCGGGTGGCGCGGGTTCGGGATAGTGCCGTGGCTCCACGAAGCAGCGAGATTACCGAGCGAGGATGGGGTCGTGCTGGAACGGTCGCGCAGGCGGCCCGGCGAGCGGGTGCTGGTGGCGTGCCCGGTGACGCGGCACATCGCCAATTTCGACGACCTCGACCCGCTGCGGCTCGATCTCGCGATCGAGGTGGCGATGATTCCACCGGGATCTCCGATACCTGCGGAGGCGGCGCTCGTCATTCTACCGGGATCGAAGGCGACGATCGCCGACCTCGCCTTCGTGCGCGAGCAGGGGTGGGATGTGGACCTGATCGCGCATCGGCGGCGCGGCGGAGCGGTGCTGGGCCTGTGCGGCGGGTATCAGATGCTGGGGCGAACGGTCGCCGATCCCTTGGGGCTGGAGGGGCCTGCCGGGAGCGTGGCGGGGCTCGGCCTGCTGGCGGTCGATACCGTGCTCGGTGGCGACAAGATGCTGCGCGACGTCCGCGGGGTGGCACGCGGGGCGCCATTTCATGGCTATGAAATGCACCTCGGTGCCACGACCGGCGCGGATACGGCGCGGCTGGTGGCGCGCTATGACGACGGGGGACACGATGGCGCGACAAGCGCCGACGGGCTGGTCTCGGGGACCTATATCCACGGGCTGTTCGGGCTGGCCGCGCAGCGGCGCGCCTGGCTGGCGGCGGCGGGGGACGGGCCGGATCATGCCGCGTCGGTCGATGCCGCGCTGGATGCGATCGCGGACGCGTTGGAGCGGCATCTCGATCTGGATGCGTTGCTGGCGGTCGCGCGCGCGTCAGCCGCAGAGTAA